From one Humulus lupulus chromosome 8, drHumLupu1.1, whole genome shotgun sequence genomic stretch:
- the LOC133797402 gene encoding serine/threonine-protein kinase ATG1a, whose amino-acid sequence MDFLRPSETRLVGDYIMGPRIGSGSFAVVWRSRHRQSGHEVAVKEIAKKQLSPKISESLLKEISILRTIDHPNIIRLLEAIETDEKIYLVLEYCDGGDLSGYINRHGRVSEAVARHFMRQLAAGLQVLQEKHLIHRDLKPQNLLLSTHESIPLLKIGDFGFARSLMPQGLADTLCGSPLYMAPEIIKNQKYDAKADLWSVGAILFQLVTGRPPFDGNSQLQLFENIITSTELQFPAGSLEVLHPDCVNLCRCLLRQNPVERLTFKEFFSHKFLREPRPMLDVRQSPLVLPMEIIVEPSNSSASGKRSELPAVLPVDLCSANSSSKFLIGHENIILQRKEGEGTSSNVHGLMPNIASNERRKYIDQDLQSSYQLQVSDSMESIEKDYVLVNPHFASSESISCYLEMSQLSNCKTGVSTYTQKQNEQARPIIQAEELADSSIGGVESSPKHGPDLLPTSIPLSLLREVQGLSILHPSTRLQLLHQYVEVLSELSQEKYDTALYLEAFSIELVILALWKKVLQICSSWLASSENEASGSSIANEPKLDQEDAALPSNTEGNLDFSQPSCVSMWAEKSFLVAFNRAEKLSNHVRSNIDGTADMPDAMEIIFRKALAFGTNGAVDEFENKSTAAENYSKALLLLSFIAGEAAMLPLKPPFSLTPAGKKRIQQYILNLHSRKTNFLKAQPSLKEFLDSHKK is encoded by the exons ATGGATTTTCTGCGGCCTAGTGAGACCCGTTTGGTCGGAGACTATATAATGGGTCCGAGAATCGGGTCGGGTTCATTCGCCGTGGTGTGGCGATCAAGGCATCGGCAATCGGGTCACGAAGTTGCCGTTAAGGAGATTGCTAAGAAACAACTGAGCCCAAAAATCAGTGAGAGTTTGCTCAAAGAAATATCTATTCTCAGAACTATTGATCATCCAAATATTATTCGTCTTTTGGAGGCCATCGAG ACTGATGAAAAGATTTACCTTGTTTTGGAGTACTGTGATGGTGGTGACCTTTCTGGTTATATCAATCGCCATGGGAGAGTTTCGGAAGCTGTGGCTAGGCACTTTATGAGACAATTGG CTGCAGGATTGCAAGTGCTTCAAGAAAAGCACCTCATTCACAGAGATTTAAAACCACAG AACTTACTCCTGTCAACTCATGAATCCATTCCACTATTGAAGATAGGGGATTTTGGTTTTGCAAG ATCCCTCATGCCTCAAGGTTTGGCTGACACACTGTGTGGTTCACCCTTATACATGGCTCCGGAGATTATAAAGAACCAAAAATATGATGCAAAG GCTGACTTATGGAGTGTTGGGGCAATTCTCTTTCAGTTGGTGACTGGGAGGCCACCATTTGATGGCAACAGTCAATTGCAG CTTTTTGAGAATATCATAACATCCACTGAGCTGCAGTTTCCTGCTGGTTCTCTGGAAGTGTTGCATCCAGACTGTGTAAATCTTTGCAGATGCCTATTGCGCCAAAACCCAG TTGAGCGACTAACATTCAAGGAATTTTTCAGTCACAAGTTCCTCAGGGAGCCAAG GCCAATGCTTGATGTTAGGCAGTCTCCTTTAGTACTGCCTATGGAAATAATTGTTGAGCCGTCCAATTCTTCTGCCTCTGGGAAGAGGTCAGAATTGCCTGCTGTTCTTCCTGTGGACTTGTGTAGTGCAAATTCAAGTTCAAAATTTTTAATTGGACACGAAAATATAATTTTGCAAAGAAAGGAAGGTGAAGGTACATCAAGCAATGTTCACGGGCTTATGCCAAATATTGCAAGTAATGAAAGAAGGAAATATATTGATCAAGATCTACAATCATCTTATCAACTTCaag TTTCTGATTCCATGGAGTCCATCGAGAAAGATTATGTCCTTGTCAATCCTCATTTTGCTTCATCAGAATCCATCTCTTGTTATCTGGAAATGTCACAACTGTCTAACTGCAAAACTGGAGTGTCTACCTATACTCAAAAGCAGAATGAACAGGCAAGACCAATTATACAAGCAGAGGAGCTGGCTGACAGTTCTATTGGTGGTGTAGAGAGCTCACCGAAGCATGGACCAGATCTATTGCCAACATCAATACCTTTATCTTTATTGAGGGAAGTGCAAGGACTGTCTATACTTCACCCTTCCACTAGGCTCCAGTTGTTGCATCAGTATGTTGAAGTTCTTAGTGAACTTTCACAAGAAAAG TATGATACGGCGCTCTATCTGGAGGCCTTCTCAATTGAGTTGGTTATTTTGGCTCTATGGAAAAAAGTGCTTCAAATTTGCAGCAGTTGGCTGGCTTCTTCTGAGAATGAAGCATCTGGAAGCAGTATAGCCAACGAGCCAAAACTTGATCAGGAAGATGCAGCTTTACCATCAAACACTGAAGGAAACCTTGATTTTAGCCAGCCTTCATGTGTTTCCATGTGGGCAGAAAAATCATTTCTTGTTGCTTTTAATCGTGCTGAGAAGTTATCGAATCATGTCCGTAGTAATATAGACG GTACCGCTGACATGCCAGATGCAATGGAAATAATATTTCGAAAGGCACTAGCATTTGGTACCAACGGTGCT GTGGACGAGTTTGAGAACAAAAGTACTGCAGCAGAGAATTATTCAAAAGCTCTACTTCTGCTTTCCTTTATCGCAGGAGAAGCAGCAATGCTGCCTCTAAAGCCTCCGTTTTCTTTAACTCCTGCGGGCAAGAAGCGAATCCAACAATACATTTTGAACTTGCATTCTCGGAAGACTAACTTTCTAAAGGCGCAGCCTTCTCTTAAAGAATTTCTTGACTCTCATAAAAAGTAA
- the LOC133797403 gene encoding protein LATE ELONGATED HYPOCOTYL-like isoform X1, whose amino-acid sequence MDTYSSGEDFVIKTRKPYTITKQRERWTEEEHNRFLEALKLYGRAWQRIEEHIGTKTAVQIRSHAQKFFSKLEKEALVKGVPVGRAIDIDIPPPRPKRKPSNPYPRKTSAGPPTSQVGAKDGKYLSESSHCKQVLDLEKEPVLERPDVDGKPTQAKENQDEDCSGLTQLQDTHCSSVHKNSLPMPPVGLGNAYTFREFVPSMKKANQDDTGGSYVTVEFDRNQNMQKADAEEMAQDNCTSKGLKLEKSNALYEKSIEGEKMSDLNNGLPNEEMQTTQNYPRHVPVHVLDGNLGNCTRTPPHDMAFQDTTFNPIGEIHGHPNFLTNSAASTTTEHQSNASRSSIHPSFSAFHPPFTSIPHNHDDYQSFLHMSSTFSSLVVSTLLQNPVAHAAASFAAAYWPYSNVETSSDSLACNQSGFSPREMNSAPSMAAVAAATVAAATAWWAAHGMLPLCAPVQTGFACPPASTSEVPSMDIDQDPAAKTGEEDNPLNPPLQEQVDPEHSEALQAQHLSSKSPTVSASDSEESGGAKPDSNLKAAVHENAAPTTELDANKAKNTKQVDRSSCGSNTASSSEVETDALEKQENGKEEMQEPEANQSVSECSNRRSKSICNTLDSWKEVSEGGRLAFQALFSREVLPQSFSPPPDLKNQENQNGCMEEKQKEDKDGGGSLLDLNSKTCGSCSNHLELEKSGSPIDEENLDESSLTIGLGQGKLKARKTGFKPYKRCSVEAKENRVGNTSSQVEERGTKRLRLEGEVQLNI is encoded by the exons ATGGACACGTACTCTTCCGGAGAAGACTTTGTTATTAAG ACAAGAAAGCCATATACTATTACAAAGCAACGAGAGCGATGGACAGAGGAGGAGCATAATAGGTTCCTTGAGGCCTTGAAGCTCTATGGACGCGCCTGGCAGCGTATTGAAG AACATATAGGAACAAAGACTGCTGTGCAAATCAGAAGTCATGCACAGAAATTCTTTTCAAAG TTGGAAAAGGAGGCTCTCGTTAAAGGTGTTCCAGTAGGGCGTGCCATTGATATAGATATTCCACCTCCACGCCCTAAAAGGAAACCTAGCAATCCTTACCCTCGAAAGACCAGTGCCGGTCCTCCCACATCTCAAGTAGGAGCAAAAGATGGAAAATATTTATCAGAATCTTCTCACTGTAAGCAAGTGCTGGATTTGGAGAAAGAACCAGTTCTTGAG AGACCAGATGTAGATGGAAAACCAACACAGGCAAAAGAAAACCAAGATGAAGATTGCTCAGGTCTCACCCAGCTTCAAGATACTCACTGTTCTTCTGTTCACAAAAATTCCCTACCTATGCCACCTGTGGGGCTTGGAAATGCTTACACTTTTAGGGAATTTGTGCCTTCAATGAAAAAGGCGAATCAGGATGACACAGGTGGATCTTATGTCACTGTTGAATTTGACAGGAATCAAAACATGCAGAAGGCTGATGCCGAGGAGATGGCACAAGACAATTGCACAAGCAAAGGCTTAAAGTTGGAAAAGTCTAATGCTTTATATGAGAAATCGATTGAAGGTGAAAAGATGAGTGACTTGAACAATGGATTGCCAAATGAGGAGATGCAAACCACTCAAAACTACCCAAGGCATGTGCCTGTGCATGTTCTTGATGGAAACCTTGGAAATTGCACTCGAACTCCTCCCCATGATATGGCATTCCAAGACACCACATTTAATCCCATAGGAGAGATTCATGGCCACCCTAATTTTTTAACAAATTCAGCTGCATCTACTACCACTGAACATCAATCTAATGCATCAAGATCTTCAATCCATCCATCATTTTCGGCTTTTCATCCTCCATTTACCTCAATTCCTCACAATCATGATGACTATCAATCATTCCTCCATATGTCCTCCACATTTTCCAGTCTCGTTGTATCTACACTGCTTCAAAATCCAGTAGCACACGCTGCAGCAAGCTTTGCAGCTGCATATTGGCCCTATTCCAATGTGGAAACTTCTTCGGATTCTCTTGCATGCAACCAAAGTGGGTTTTCACCAAGAGAAATGAACTCTGCTCCAAGTATGGCAGCAGTTGCTGCTGCTACTGTAGCTGCTGCAACTGCATGGTGGGCAGCCCATGGAATGCTTCCATTGTGTGCCCCAGTTCAAACTGGATTTGCCTGCCCTCCTGCATCCACAAGTGAAGTTCCTTCAATGGACATTGATCAAGATCCTGCAGCCAAAACAGGAGAAGAAGACAATCCTCTTAATCCTCCATTGCAAGAACAAGTGGACCCGGAACACTCAGAAGCTTTGCAAGCtcaacatttaagttcaaaatcTCCAACAGTGTCCGCTTCCGACTCTGAGGAAAGTGGGGGAGCAAAGCCTGATTCCAATTTAAAAGCTGCTGTTCATGAAAATGCTGCCCCAACAACTGAGCTTGATGCTAATAAAGCAAAAAATACGAAACAGGTTGACCGCTCATCTTGTGGCTCTAACACAGCTTCGAGCAGTGAAGTCGAGACAGATGCCTTAGAGAAGCAAGAGAATGGCAAGGAAGAAATGCAAGAACCAGAAGCCAATCAATCAGTTTCTGAGTGTAGTAATCGTCGTAGTAAAAGCATTTGCAACACGCTTGATTCTTGGAAGGAAGTCTCTGAAGGG GGACGGCTGGCATTTCAAGCATTATTCTCGAGAGAGGTGTTACCTCAAAGCTTTTCACCTCCACCTGATCTGAAGAATCAGGAGAATCAGAATGGCTGCATGGAAGAAAAGCAAAAGGAAGACAAAGATGGAGGTGGATCATTGTTAGATCTCAACAGTAAGACATGCGGGTCTTGTTCTAACCATCTAGAATTGGAGAAAAGTGGATCACCTATAGATGAGGAAAATTTAGATGAAAGTTCGCTGACAATAGGGCTTGGACAAGGAAAGCTCAAGGCTCGTAAAACAGGATTCAAACCTTACAAAAGGTGCTCAGTTGAGGCCAAAGAGAACAGGGTGGGAAACACCAGCAGCCAGGTGGAAGAGAGAGGAACTAAGAGGTTACGCTTGGAAGGGGAGGTTCAACTTAATATCTGA
- the LOC133797403 gene encoding protein LATE ELONGATED HYPOCOTYL-like isoform X2 has product MDAPGSVLKLEKEALVKGVPVGRAIDIDIPPPRPKRKPSNPYPRKTSAGPPTSQVGAKDGKYLSESSHCKQVLDLEKEPVLERPDVDGKPTQAKENQDEDCSGLTQLQDTHCSSVHKNSLPMPPVGLGNAYTFREFVPSMKKANQDDTGGSYVTVEFDRNQNMQKADAEEMAQDNCTSKGLKLEKSNALYEKSIEGEKMSDLNNGLPNEEMQTTQNYPRHVPVHVLDGNLGNCTRTPPHDMAFQDTTFNPIGEIHGHPNFLTNSAASTTTEHQSNASRSSIHPSFSAFHPPFTSIPHNHDDYQSFLHMSSTFSSLVVSTLLQNPVAHAAASFAAAYWPYSNVETSSDSLACNQSGFSPREMNSAPSMAAVAAATVAAATAWWAAHGMLPLCAPVQTGFACPPASTSEVPSMDIDQDPAAKTGEEDNPLNPPLQEQVDPEHSEALQAQHLSSKSPTVSASDSEESGGAKPDSNLKAAVHENAAPTTELDANKAKNTKQVDRSSCGSNTASSSEVETDALEKQENGKEEMQEPEANQSVSECSNRRSKSICNTLDSWKEVSEGGRLAFQALFSREVLPQSFSPPPDLKNQENQNGCMEEKQKEDKDGGGSLLDLNSKTCGSCSNHLELEKSGSPIDEENLDESSLTIGLGQGKLKARKTGFKPYKRCSVEAKENRVGNTSSQVEERGTKRLRLEGEVQLNI; this is encoded by the exons ATGGACGCGCCTGGCAGCGTATTGAAG TTGGAAAAGGAGGCTCTCGTTAAAGGTGTTCCAGTAGGGCGTGCCATTGATATAGATATTCCACCTCCACGCCCTAAAAGGAAACCTAGCAATCCTTACCCTCGAAAGACCAGTGCCGGTCCTCCCACATCTCAAGTAGGAGCAAAAGATGGAAAATATTTATCAGAATCTTCTCACTGTAAGCAAGTGCTGGATTTGGAGAAAGAACCAGTTCTTGAG AGACCAGATGTAGATGGAAAACCAACACAGGCAAAAGAAAACCAAGATGAAGATTGCTCAGGTCTCACCCAGCTTCAAGATACTCACTGTTCTTCTGTTCACAAAAATTCCCTACCTATGCCACCTGTGGGGCTTGGAAATGCTTACACTTTTAGGGAATTTGTGCCTTCAATGAAAAAGGCGAATCAGGATGACACAGGTGGATCTTATGTCACTGTTGAATTTGACAGGAATCAAAACATGCAGAAGGCTGATGCCGAGGAGATGGCACAAGACAATTGCACAAGCAAAGGCTTAAAGTTGGAAAAGTCTAATGCTTTATATGAGAAATCGATTGAAGGTGAAAAGATGAGTGACTTGAACAATGGATTGCCAAATGAGGAGATGCAAACCACTCAAAACTACCCAAGGCATGTGCCTGTGCATGTTCTTGATGGAAACCTTGGAAATTGCACTCGAACTCCTCCCCATGATATGGCATTCCAAGACACCACATTTAATCCCATAGGAGAGATTCATGGCCACCCTAATTTTTTAACAAATTCAGCTGCATCTACTACCACTGAACATCAATCTAATGCATCAAGATCTTCAATCCATCCATCATTTTCGGCTTTTCATCCTCCATTTACCTCAATTCCTCACAATCATGATGACTATCAATCATTCCTCCATATGTCCTCCACATTTTCCAGTCTCGTTGTATCTACACTGCTTCAAAATCCAGTAGCACACGCTGCAGCAAGCTTTGCAGCTGCATATTGGCCCTATTCCAATGTGGAAACTTCTTCGGATTCTCTTGCATGCAACCAAAGTGGGTTTTCACCAAGAGAAATGAACTCTGCTCCAAGTATGGCAGCAGTTGCTGCTGCTACTGTAGCTGCTGCAACTGCATGGTGGGCAGCCCATGGAATGCTTCCATTGTGTGCCCCAGTTCAAACTGGATTTGCCTGCCCTCCTGCATCCACAAGTGAAGTTCCTTCAATGGACATTGATCAAGATCCTGCAGCCAAAACAGGAGAAGAAGACAATCCTCTTAATCCTCCATTGCAAGAACAAGTGGACCCGGAACACTCAGAAGCTTTGCAAGCtcaacatttaagttcaaaatcTCCAACAGTGTCCGCTTCCGACTCTGAGGAAAGTGGGGGAGCAAAGCCTGATTCCAATTTAAAAGCTGCTGTTCATGAAAATGCTGCCCCAACAACTGAGCTTGATGCTAATAAAGCAAAAAATACGAAACAGGTTGACCGCTCATCTTGTGGCTCTAACACAGCTTCGAGCAGTGAAGTCGAGACAGATGCCTTAGAGAAGCAAGAGAATGGCAAGGAAGAAATGCAAGAACCAGAAGCCAATCAATCAGTTTCTGAGTGTAGTAATCGTCGTAGTAAAAGCATTTGCAACACGCTTGATTCTTGGAAGGAAGTCTCTGAAGGG GGACGGCTGGCATTTCAAGCATTATTCTCGAGAGAGGTGTTACCTCAAAGCTTTTCACCTCCACCTGATCTGAAGAATCAGGAGAATCAGAATGGCTGCATGGAAGAAAAGCAAAAGGAAGACAAAGATGGAGGTGGATCATTGTTAGATCTCAACAGTAAGACATGCGGGTCTTGTTCTAACCATCTAGAATTGGAGAAAAGTGGATCACCTATAGATGAGGAAAATTTAGATGAAAGTTCGCTGACAATAGGGCTTGGACAAGGAAAGCTCAAGGCTCGTAAAACAGGATTCAAACCTTACAAAAGGTGCTCAGTTGAGGCCAAAGAGAACAGGGTGGGAAACACCAGCAGCCAGGTGGAAGAGAGAGGAACTAAGAGGTTACGCTTGGAAGGGGAGGTTCAACTTAATATCTGA